In Candidatus Sulfotelmatobacter sp., the sequence GAAGCTGGGAAAATCCTGGCGCACGTCCTTCATGCTCTGCAGCAGTCCCCCGCCGACCGAGTCGTACAGGATCCAGGTCCAGGTGACGGTCAGGCGCGCACGATCGCGCCAGTCCGGCTGGCCGTCGCGTGCCAGACGCCACGCCAGCTCGACCGAGCTCTCATTCGGCATTCCGTTCTGGACGAAGCCGCCCTTCGAGGGATCGAAGCTCGACGCGACCAAGCCGTACAACTGCTGCGCGAGCTGCTGTTCGTGGGTCTCGACCGGGCTGGGCGGCGCTTGCGTGAGGGCCGGAACGGCCAGCGCGAGCCCGAGCGCCGCCAGCAGCAGGGAGCCGGCGGTGCGGCGGATATTGCGGTGGGAGTTGCGCACGTTCGTCCTCCTTGACGAAGCGGCCGGCCCTCCGAGGGGAACGGCCGCGTTATTCGAGAATCTTGAAGATCGTCAGAAACGCGATCAGGACGCCCATCAGGCTCTCGCCGGCGATCAGACCCGACGAAACCGGGATCGTGTACTGCTGATGAATCTTGGGCTTGGCCCGGCTGAGCCACAGCGCGATGCACGAGCCGATGAAGAACGAAACCGAGTTGAAGCCATTGATCGTGAACGCGAGCCCGAGACCGGTGGGCGACGGGATGAACTTCTTGTACTTCGGCAGCCAGGTCTCGAGCAGCGTCAACACGATGCCGCTGACCGCGCCGATCACGAGCCCGATGCGCGCGGTGGGTTTCAGGGCATGGACGCCCTTGGCGAGCAGCTCGGCCACGCCACGCCACACCAGGGCGGCGGGCGCCGGCCACTTCTCGGTGCCGAGCATGTTGACGTCGGGGATCAGGATGAAGAACACCGGCACGATGATGAGCGCGCCCGCGAACACGCCGAAGAACTGAGCCAGGAACTGCTGGCGCGGATTGGCGCCGAGCAGATAGCCGCTCTTCAAGTCGGTGAGCAGATCCCCGGCGGCCGAGGTGGCGCCGGCGCTGATGTTGGCGGTCATCAGGTTGGTCGAGATGTTCCCCGGCGCCAGCGCGCCGAAGGTGAGCTGGGTGATCTTGCTGAGCGGACCCACCGGCGTGATGTCGGTCTCGCCGGTCGCGCGCGCCGCCACCACCACCAGCAGAAAGGTGATGAGCACCGCGATCAGCCCCATCCAGATCTGAATGTGAAAGAGCTGATGTCCCAGGGCGATCACCGCGGCGCCCAGCACCGCATAGCCAATCAGGAACCACGAGCCGGGCACTTCGATCTTCGCCATGGGGTCGTTCTCGACCTTGCGGGTCAGGAAGGTGGTAATGGTGCTGAACGCTCGAATCACGGTCTTCCAGTTCATGAAGAACAAGAGCAGGCCTGACGTCACCATCATCGGCACGCCGGTCCACAAGCTCCAGCTCGAGATCCTACGGAAGCTGGGGGCCTCGATATCGCCCGCATTCAG encodes:
- a CDS encoding OPT/YSL family transporter; amino-acid sequence: TWGTSWIRIGTYKNAPLMLNQVTMSIEGSLLFVAAGAIISFRQAWSLFLGAIINYVVLAPIMLNAGDIEAPSFRRISSWSLWTGVPMMVTSGLLLFFMNWKTVIRAFSTITTFLTRKVENDPMAKIEVPGSWFLIGYAVLGAAVIALGHQLFHIQIWMGLIAVLITFLLVVVAARATGETDITPVGPLSKITQLTFGALAPGNISTNLMTANISAGATSAAGDLLTDLKSGYLLGANPRQQFLAQFFGVFAGALIIVPVFFILIPDVNMLGTEKWPAPAALVWRGVAELLAKGVHALKPTARIGLVIGAVSGIVLTLLETWLPKYKKFIPSPTGLGLAFTINGFNSVSFFIGSCIALWLSRAKPKIHQQYTIPVSSGLIAGESLMGVLIAFLTIFKILE